In Halorubellus sp. JP-L1, one DNA window encodes the following:
- a CDS encoding hydantoinase B/oxoprolinase family protein produces the protein MTDSVTLEVIRNACIALCEEMNANLIRTGYSPNIKERRDCSCALFDADGEMISQAENMPVHLGAMPFSVRAAIDRFPPETLEPGDGILLNDPFYGGAHLPDLTLVTPIFYGGDGGDDAERGGDGDRELVAFAANRAHHADVGGARAGSVAADSTEIYQEGIRIPPVKLFEGGEANDAVFDMVLSNVRTPDERRGDLRAQEAANQTGRRRFLELVEKYGRDTLTDALAEIQDYSESRMRAEIEALDDGTYSFRDVLDDDGVGNEDLPIEATVTVDGDGVAVDFEGSAAQTAGPVNAVLAVTASATYYSIRCVTDPDIPPNHGCYRPIDVQAPEGSIVNPNPPAAVVGGNLETSQRVTDVVLGALSQQAPERVTAAGQGTMNNVTFGGTDPRSDSPYAFYETQGGGFGGRAGKDGMDGVHVHMSNTMNTPVEVLETAYPLRVRRYELRQDSGGAGEFRGGLGLRRDIQVRDHEAHFSLLADRHQHQPYGLEGGDPGESGAAKLTTEDGETVRLPQKSTHELPAGATVSIRTPGAGGYGDPDDRDPDAVRRDVRHEKVSATAARAAYGVDLDANADNDDPTEDPTDDPSGGAATGGDDD, from the coding sequence ATGACCGACTCCGTCACGCTCGAGGTCATCAGGAACGCGTGCATCGCGCTCTGCGAGGAGATGAACGCGAACCTCATCCGGACTGGGTACTCGCCGAACATCAAGGAGCGACGCGACTGCTCGTGCGCGCTGTTCGACGCGGACGGCGAGATGATCAGTCAGGCAGAGAACATGCCCGTCCACCTCGGCGCGATGCCGTTCTCGGTGCGCGCTGCCATCGACCGGTTCCCGCCGGAGACGCTCGAACCCGGCGACGGCATCCTCCTGAACGACCCGTTCTACGGCGGCGCGCACCTCCCGGACCTCACGCTCGTCACGCCCATCTTCTACGGTGGCGACGGCGGCGACGACGCCGAGCGCGGTGGCGACGGGGACCGCGAACTCGTCGCGTTCGCCGCGAACCGCGCGCACCACGCCGACGTCGGCGGCGCGCGCGCGGGCAGCGTCGCAGCGGACTCCACGGAGATCTACCAGGAGGGCATCCGCATCCCGCCCGTGAAGCTCTTCGAGGGCGGGGAGGCGAACGACGCGGTGTTCGACATGGTGCTCTCGAACGTCCGGACGCCCGACGAGCGCCGCGGCGACCTGCGCGCGCAGGAGGCCGCGAACCAGACCGGGCGTCGTCGGTTCCTCGAACTCGTCGAGAAGTACGGCCGCGACACCCTCACGGACGCCCTGGCGGAGATCCAGGACTACTCGGAGTCGCGGATGCGCGCCGAGATCGAGGCGCTCGACGATGGGACGTACTCGTTCCGGGACGTCCTCGACGACGACGGCGTCGGCAACGAGGACCTCCCGATCGAGGCGACGGTCACGGTCGACGGGGACGGCGTCGCCGTCGACTTCGAGGGGAGCGCAGCCCAGACGGCCGGTCCCGTGAACGCGGTGCTCGCGGTCACGGCGTCGGCGACGTACTACTCGATCCGGTGCGTCACCGACCCCGACATCCCCCCGAACCACGGCTGCTATCGGCCGATCGACGTGCAGGCGCCCGAGGGCAGCATCGTCAACCCGAATCCGCCGGCGGCGGTCGTCGGCGGGAACCTCGAGACGTCCCAGCGCGTCACGGACGTCGTGCTCGGGGCGCTCTCCCAGCAGGCGCCCGAGCGCGTCACCGCGGCCGGTCAGGGGACGATGAACAACGTCACGTTCGGCGGGACCGACCCCCGGAGCGATTCGCCGTACGCGTTCTACGAGACGCAGGGCGGCGGTTTCGGTGGCCGCGCGGGCAAGGACGGGATGGACGGCGTCCACGTCCACATGTCGAACACGATGAACACGCCCGTCGAGGTACTGGAGACCGCGTACCCGCTCCGCGTTCGCCGGTACGAACTCCGCCAGGACTCCGGCGGCGCGGGCGAGTTCCGCGGCGGCCTCGGCCTCCGACGGGACATCCAGGTCCGCGACCACGAGGCGCACTTCAGTCTCCTCGCCGACCGCCACCAGCACCAGCCGTACGGGCTCGAGGGCGGCGACCCGGGCGAGTCCGGCGCGGCGAAACTCACCACCGAGGACGGCGAGACCGTTCGCCTCCCCCAGAAGTCGACGCACGAGCTTCCGGCGGGCGCGACCGTGAGCATCCGGACGCCCGGCGCAGGCGGGTACGGCGACCCCGACGACCGCGACCCCGACGCGGTCCGCCGCGACGTCCGCCACGAGAAGGTGTCCGCGACCGCGGCGCGCGCCGCGTACGGCGTCGACCTGGACGCGAACGCGGACAACGACGATCCGACCGAGGATCCGACAGACGATCCGTCGGGCGGCGCCGCCACGGGGGGCGACGATGACTGA
- a CDS encoding hydantoinase/oxoprolinase family protein — protein sequence MSEDARVGVDIGGTFTDLVTIADGSVHVHKTPSTPGEAERGVLNGLDGVAETYGIDPEDVSFFGHGTTVATNAVLEGEWADTALVTTEGFRDVLEIGRQARPDIYDFDAEKPTPVVERDRRYEVAERLDERGDVHEPLDEASVEALADDLADVDSVAVSLLYSFENDAHERRVKELLEAQGVDASFSLSSRVLPEIREYERTLTTALNAALKPVMDSYISRLGSRIAEEGVDADLKIMQSNGGIITSEAARDRPVNTLLSGPAGGVQGATYVAGLAGIEDCITMDMGGTSCDVSLVQGGDPLVTTDVEVGDYPVSVPMIDIHTVGAGGGSVAWIDAGGALRVGPKSAGAEPGPVCYGRGGTRPTITDAHSILGRIDPSRFLDESPPEDAVANAITEHVADDLDMGVAEAAQGILDVANANMARALRVVSVERGYDPREFGLVAFGGAGPLHAAGLARELEIPRVVVPRTAGVLSALGLLISDVLYDFSTSKVRSWTEVEPVTLAAPFDEFRERGLDRLADESQTGNDVVFERSVDLRYAGQSFELTVPVPDGDVDDDTLDAVVERFHDKHRKRYGHAYEDEPVELVTVRMRARGVVETPDLRPEPVDGSVDDAVRETREVVYDGRSHSTRVYDRESLPTGASFDGPAIVAGPESTVVVHPDQTASVDEYGTLLVEVDA from the coding sequence GTGAGCGAGGACGCCAGGGTCGGCGTCGACATCGGCGGGACGTTCACCGACCTCGTGACCATCGCGGACGGGAGCGTCCACGTCCACAAGACGCCCTCGACGCCCGGCGAAGCCGAACGCGGCGTCCTGAACGGACTGGACGGCGTCGCGGAGACGTACGGGATCGACCCGGAGGACGTCTCGTTCTTCGGGCACGGGACGACCGTAGCGACGAACGCCGTCCTCGAGGGCGAGTGGGCGGACACCGCGCTCGTCACGACCGAGGGGTTCCGGGACGTCCTCGAGATCGGCCGGCAGGCGCGACCGGACATCTACGACTTCGACGCCGAGAAGCCGACGCCGGTCGTCGAGCGCGACCGCCGATACGAGGTCGCGGAGCGACTCGACGAACGCGGCGACGTCCACGAGCCGCTCGACGAGGCGAGCGTGGAGGCGCTCGCGGACGACCTCGCGGACGTCGATAGCGTCGCCGTGTCGCTCCTCTACTCGTTCGAGAACGACGCGCACGAGCGGCGAGTGAAGGAACTACTGGAAGCACAGGGCGTCGACGCGTCGTTCTCGCTGTCCTCTCGGGTCCTCCCCGAGATCCGCGAGTACGAGCGCACGCTCACGACGGCGCTCAACGCGGCACTCAAGCCCGTGATGGACAGCTACATCAGTCGGCTCGGGTCGCGGATCGCCGAGGAGGGCGTCGACGCCGACCTGAAGATCATGCAGTCAAACGGCGGCATCATCACGTCCGAGGCCGCGCGCGACCGCCCCGTCAACACGCTCCTCTCGGGGCCAGCGGGCGGCGTCCAGGGCGCGACGTACGTCGCGGGCCTCGCGGGCATCGAGGACTGCATCACGATGGACATGGGCGGGACGTCCTGCGACGTCTCGCTCGTCCAGGGCGGCGACCCGCTCGTGACGACGGACGTCGAGGTCGGCGACTATCCCGTGTCGGTCCCGATGATCGACATCCACACGGTCGGCGCGGGCGGCGGGTCGGTAGCGTGGATCGATGCAGGTGGCGCACTCCGCGTCGGCCCGAAGTCCGCGGGCGCGGAACCCGGCCCCGTCTGCTACGGTCGCGGCGGGACGCGACCGACGATCACCGACGCGCACTCGATACTCGGCCGCATCGACCCGTCGCGGTTCCTCGACGAGTCGCCGCCAGAAGACGCGGTCGCGAACGCGATCACCGAGCACGTCGCGGACGACCTCGACATGGGCGTCGCGGAGGCCGCACAGGGCATCCTCGACGTCGCGAACGCGAACATGGCGCGCGCGCTCCGCGTCGTCTCCGTCGAGCGCGGCTACGACCCGCGCGAGTTCGGCCTCGTCGCGTTCGGTGGCGCGGGACCGCTGCACGCCGCCGGGCTGGCGCGCGAGCTCGAGATCCCGCGGGTCGTCGTCCCGCGGACCGCGGGCGTCCTGTCCGCGCTCGGACTCCTCATCAGCGACGTCCTCTACGACTTCTCGACCTCGAAGGTCCGGTCGTGGACCGAGGTCGAACCGGTGACGCTCGCAGCGCCGTTCGACGAGTTCCGGGAGCGCGGCCTCGACAGGCTGGCCGACGAGAGCCAGACCGGAAACGACGTCGTGTTCGAGCGCTCCGTCGACCTCCGGTACGCCGGGCAGTCGTTCGAACTGACAGTGCCCGTCCCAGACGGCGACGTCGACGACGACACGCTCGACGCGGTCGTCGAGCGGTTCCACGACAAGCACCGCAAGCGCTACGGGCACGCCTACGAGGACGAACCCGTCGAGCTCGTCACCGTCCGGATGCGAGCCAGGGGCGTCGTCGAGACGCCCGACCTCCGCCCGGAACCCGTCGACGGCTCGGTCGACGACGCCGTCCGCGAGACGCGCGAGGTCGTCTACGACGGTCGTTCGCATTCGACGCGCGTCTACGACAGGGAGTCGCTCCCGACGGGCGCGAGCTTCGATGGGCCGGCGATCGTCGCCGGACCCGAGAGCACCGTGGTCGTCCACCCAGACCAGACGGCGAGCGTGGACGAGTACGGGACGCTGCTCGTGGAGGTGGACGCATGA
- a CDS encoding ABC transporter substrate-binding protein, giving the protein MGDTDSFVEKLRRRRFLRLSGAAGAAGLAGCLNQDEVQGNDDGGDGGDGDDGGDGGDGDDGGDGGDGGDGGDGGSSEPIVVGADIPFSGDLSDFGGPMLNAMEMAVEDINAAGGPLGREFQVNDEDSGTDTTQGVNAANKLVNTDDVDALIGAVSSGVTISIAQSVTIPNDVIHLNSASSSPSISTLDDDDLVFRTRTNDRFVAKVMARIVENEGASSAAVVYVNNDFGKELANTFEDNFEGETTATVGFSSGQSSYDQVLSEAFSDDPEYIAFAGYPESGTTMLSQWNEGGYGGNWVLHTSMLSEDVISNVGADVLEGMYGVRTKPPTGDATDSFVSDYEEEYPDADVFSPYSWNSYDSLVSYALAVHAAGSTDSSAVKEQMRNVSNPPGDEVSYGAFEDGVTAIDDGTEIDYSGPSGTVDFDDNGDVASDMVIVEVVDGEFQDQEVIAADDLV; this is encoded by the coding sequence ATGGGAGATACCGATTCCTTCGTGGAGAAACTGCGCCGTCGCCGTTTCCTGCGCCTGAGCGGCGCAGCTGGCGCGGCCGGATTGGCGGGCTGTCTGAACCAGGACGAGGTACAGGGGAACGACGACGGCGGCGACGGCGGCGACGGCGATGATGGCGGCGACGGCGGCGACGGCGATGATGGCGGCGACGGTGGAGACGGCGGAGACGGTGGCGACGGCGGGTCGTCCGAACCGATCGTCGTCGGCGCCGACATCCCGTTCTCCGGGGACCTGAGCGACTTCGGTGGACCGATGCTGAACGCGATGGAGATGGCCGTCGAGGACATCAACGCCGCCGGCGGGCCACTCGGCCGCGAGTTCCAGGTGAACGACGAGGACAGCGGGACCGACACCACGCAAGGCGTGAACGCGGCGAACAAGCTCGTCAACACCGACGACGTCGACGCCCTCATCGGCGCCGTCTCGTCGGGCGTCACCATCAGCATCGCGCAGTCCGTGACCATCCCGAACGACGTCATCCACCTCAACTCGGCGTCGTCCTCGCCGAGCATCTCGACGCTCGACGACGACGACCTCGTCTTCAGGACGCGCACGAACGACCGGTTCGTCGCGAAGGTCATGGCGCGCATCGTCGAGAACGAGGGCGCGTCCAGCGCCGCGGTCGTCTACGTGAACAACGACTTCGGGAAGGAGCTCGCGAACACGTTCGAGGACAACTTCGAGGGCGAGACGACGGCCACCGTCGGATTCAGCTCCGGGCAGTCCAGCTACGACCAGGTGCTCTCCGAGGCGTTCAGCGACGACCCCGAGTACATCGCGTTCGCGGGCTACCCCGAGTCCGGGACGACGATGCTCAGCCAGTGGAACGAGGGCGGCTACGGCGGGAACTGGGTGCTCCACACGAGCATGCTCTCTGAGGACGTCATCTCGAACGTCGGCGCGGACGTCCTCGAAGGCATGTACGGCGTGCGCACGAAGCCCCCGACGGGCGACGCGACGGACTCCTTCGTCAGCGACTACGAGGAGGAGTACCCGGACGCGGACGTGTTCTCGCCGTACTCGTGGAACTCGTACGACTCGCTCGTCTCGTACGCGCTCGCCGTGCACGCCGCGGGCAGCACCGACTCGTCGGCGGTCAAGGAGCAGATGCGGAACGTCTCCAATCCGCCCGGCGACGAGGTCAGTTACGGCGCCTTCGAGGACGGCGTCACCGCGATCGACGACGGCACCGAGATCGACTACAGCGGCCCGAGCGGCACGGTGGACTTCGACGACAACGGCGACGTCGCCAGCGACATGGTGATAGTCGAGGTGGTCGACGGCGAGTTCCAGGACCAGGAAGTGATCGCAGCCGACGACCTCGTCTAG
- a CDS encoding MFS transporter, which translates to MPRDPLRYVPHVLVASVGYVVFAYAALPDLLTARLGIGLSEFGLLMSAPLAAFVVVQRPASRWVGEHTSTRVLFAGGVAHVALAFTLDLSTSFPVVLALRGLWGFAGGLLLSVGATHISRLADGTSGTRQQGVYGGLLTFGGMLGFLFAPTLVERFGWLALHAPGAVVAIPGLAVCAHSLSDARTAPTGTVAAGGVVLHPVVLLAATCYVAVIGSYVTLSTFVTAYFDDLGVLASLNAIVLGAATTGRFVGGETAWRFALSDRRLVATSTGAAAVGFGALAVTGNATALVVLPFVVMLAVSIPFGAVYNLAAEATDAEGTALATVVAVGNVAAVALPPITGTIREATGSYAGAFLVLGTLNAVAAAATYYTMVRQI; encoded by the coding sequence ATGCCCCGAGATCCACTCCGGTACGTCCCGCACGTGCTCGTCGCGAGCGTCGGCTACGTTGTGTTCGCGTACGCGGCGCTCCCGGACCTGCTGACGGCGCGACTCGGCATCGGACTGTCCGAGTTCGGGCTGCTGATGAGTGCGCCGCTGGCGGCGTTCGTCGTCGTCCAGCGGCCGGCGTCCCGGTGGGTGGGCGAGCACACGTCGACGCGCGTCCTGTTCGCGGGCGGCGTCGCCCACGTCGCGCTCGCCTTCACGCTCGACCTCTCGACGTCCTTCCCGGTCGTCCTCGCGCTCCGGGGACTCTGGGGGTTCGCCGGCGGTCTGCTGCTGTCCGTCGGCGCGACGCACATCTCGCGGCTCGCGGACGGCACGAGCGGCACCCGCCAGCAGGGCGTCTACGGTGGACTGCTGACGTTCGGCGGGATGCTCGGGTTCCTGTTCGCGCCGACGCTCGTCGAACGGTTCGGGTGGCTCGCGCTCCACGCACCCGGCGCGGTCGTCGCGATCCCAGGACTCGCCGTCTGCGCGCACTCCCTCTCGGACGCCCGGACCGCGCCCACGGGGACCGTTGCGGCAGGTGGCGTCGTCCTGCATCCCGTCGTCCTGCTCGCCGCCACCTGCTACGTCGCCGTCATCGGGTCGTACGTCACGCTCTCGACGTTCGTCACCGCGTACTTCGACGACCTCGGCGTGCTCGCGTCGCTGAACGCGATCGTACTCGGCGCGGCGACCACTGGGCGGTTCGTCGGCGGCGAGACCGCGTGGCGGTTCGCGCTCTCGGATCGACGACTCGTCGCCACCAGCACCGGGGCCGCTGCCGTCGGCTTCGGCGCACTCGCCGTCACCGGGAACGCGACCGCGCTCGTCGTGCTCCCGTTCGTCGTGATGCTCGCAGTATCGATCCCCTTCGGGGCGGTCTACAACCTCGCCGCGGAGGCGACGGACGCGGAGGGGACCGCGCTCGCGACGGTCGTCGCCGTCGGCAACGTCGCCGCGGTCGCCCTCCCGCCCATCACCGGCACGATCCGGGAAGCGACGGGGAGCTACGCCGGCGCGTTCCTCGTCCTCGGGACGCTGAACGCGGTCGCCGCAGCGGCCACGTACTATACGATGGTTCGCCAGATATGA
- a CDS encoding 3-hydroxyacyl-CoA dehydrogenase family protein, producing the protein MRISVLGAGTMGHGIAQVSAMAGHDVTMRDIESGILEDGLDAIEANLQGGVDRGKVTADEKTAALDRIDTTTDLDSAVAGADLVVEAVPEQMEIKQSTFEDVEAAVDDDAIIASNTSSLSVTEIASVLDDPSRAIGLHFFNPVHIMGLVEVVVPEQASERTVRFGSDFAEDLGKEAVVVRDTAGFASSRLGVALGVEAIRMLEEGVASPRDIDAAMELGYNHPMGPIELGDVVGLDVRLDILEHLREELGERFKPPQSLRRKVRAGKLGKKTGEGYYVWEDGEVVGVSEDAAAAGQASSDDGSEGPVWE; encoded by the coding sequence ATGCGAATCAGTGTACTCGGAGCAGGCACGATGGGCCACGGCATCGCGCAGGTCAGCGCGATGGCCGGCCACGACGTCACGATGCGGGACATCGAGAGCGGCATCCTCGAGGACGGCCTCGACGCGATCGAGGCGAACCTCCAGGGCGGGGTCGACCGCGGGAAGGTCACGGCCGACGAGAAGACGGCGGCCCTCGACCGGATCGACACCACGACCGACCTGGACTCCGCCGTGGCCGGGGCCGACCTCGTCGTCGAGGCCGTCCCGGAACAGATGGAGATCAAGCAGTCCACGTTCGAGGACGTCGAAGCCGCCGTCGACGACGACGCGATCATCGCGTCGAACACGTCCTCGCTCTCCGTCACGGAGATCGCGAGCGTCCTCGACGATCCCAGTCGCGCGATCGGCCTTCACTTCTTCAATCCCGTGCACATCATGGGGCTCGTCGAGGTCGTCGTCCCCGAGCAGGCGAGCGAGCGCACGGTCCGGTTCGGGTCGGACTTCGCCGAGGACCTCGGGAAGGAGGCGGTCGTCGTCCGCGACACCGCGGGGTTCGCGTCGTCGCGTCTCGGCGTCGCGCTCGGCGTGGAGGCGATCCGGATGCTCGAGGAGGGCGTGGCCAGCCCGCGCGACATCGACGCGGCGATGGAACTCGGCTACAACCACCCGATGGGCCCGATCGAACTCGGCGACGTCGTCGGCCTCGACGTCCGCCTGGACATCCTCGAGCACCTCCGGGAGGAACTCGGCGAGCGCTTCAAGCCGCCGCAGTCGCTCCGCCGGAAGGTCCGCGCGGGCAAGCTCGGGAAGAAGACCGGCGAGGGCTACTACGTGTGGGAGGACGGCGAGGTCGTGGGCGTGAGCGAGGACGCCGCGGCCGCCGGCCAGGCGAGTAGCGACGACGGTTCGGAGGGGCCGGTATGGGAGTAG
- a CDS encoding ribbon-helix-helix protein, CopG family: MSNTRITVSLDDDAMEALEDVTTRTGQGQSELVRRALTFYAANFQAATTDASEKLEDYHKMLSGGEHVLLDVDFLHCFLDFVSDEEGGRAEEFLEAADEVSAYHAREYEDEFESLDEMLEWLSLCGFLSVRRSDENRYHVVFPSEEIRWFMTRFIEGSAVRLPFDIEIEEGYTKVMMTEHPVGEA, translated from the coding sequence ATGAGCAACACGCGCATCACCGTCTCGTTGGACGACGACGCCATGGAGGCCCTGGAGGACGTGACCACACGGACCGGGCAGGGACAGAGCGAACTCGTTCGGCGGGCGCTGACGTTCTACGCGGCGAACTTCCAGGCGGCGACGACCGACGCGAGCGAGAAGCTGGAGGACTACCACAAGATGCTATCCGGCGGCGAGCACGTCCTGCTCGACGTCGACTTCCTGCACTGCTTCCTCGACTTCGTCTCGGACGAGGAGGGCGGTCGCGCCGAGGAGTTCCTGGAGGCGGCCGACGAGGTGTCGGCGTACCACGCTCGCGAGTACGAGGACGAGTTCGAGAGCCTCGACGAGATGCTGGAGTGGCTGTCGCTTTGCGGCTTCCTCTCGGTCCGGCGGAGCGACGAGAACCGCTATCACGTCGTCTTCCCGTCCGAGGAGATCCGGTGGTTCATGACGCGGTTCATCGAGGGGAGTGCTGTCCGCCTGCCGTTCGACATCGAGATCGAAGAGGGCTACACGAAGGTCATGATGACCGAACACCCGGTCGGGGAGGCGTGA
- a CDS encoding zinc ribbon domain-containing protein translates to MTDEASRNGIRAVGTYAPRHRLESSEIEDAWGSVQAAGVGEKAVPGADEDALTLGWEAATNALRADGVDADAVGFLAFATTTPPVEEEDVSVRLGSTLGVPSDARHDVYEGSTRAGTRALAAAFDADLPEGSVALVVAADCPQGEPASAEDQAAGAGAAAFVVVPDGPGVAVARGSHVRPSPGTRFRERGSEDVQGLGVTTYDRAAFRETLAGAVDDLDDGAFTEEGDVDVDAAAVQAPDGALPYRAASALGVDNDAVQCVATVHDVGDTGAASALLGLAEAMDDPEVERVLVAGYGSGAGADAFVVRTGGAVPAALAVDREDAVEVSYAEYLRLRDEVVEGPPDGGGAYVSVPSWRRTLPQRHRLVAGRCEACGALAFPPEGACVDCGALAGYEDVQLPGTGTVEAATSISQGGAPPEFAVQQQRGGDFDVVVVAFDAPEGDETVSAPAQATDAPAGAADVGDDVTAAIRRIYTQEGVTRYGFKVRPAGVR, encoded by the coding sequence ATGACCGACGAAGCATCTCGGAACGGGATTCGCGCGGTCGGGACGTACGCGCCCCGACATCGACTGGAATCGAGCGAGATCGAGGACGCGTGGGGGTCGGTGCAGGCCGCCGGCGTCGGCGAGAAGGCCGTGCCGGGTGCGGACGAGGACGCGCTCACGCTCGGCTGGGAGGCGGCGACGAACGCGCTCCGGGCGGACGGCGTGGACGCGGACGCGGTCGGGTTCCTGGCGTTCGCGACGACGACGCCACCGGTCGAGGAGGAGGACGTGTCCGTCCGCCTGGGGTCCACGCTCGGCGTCCCGTCGGACGCCAGGCACGACGTGTACGAGGGGAGTACGCGAGCGGGAACGCGCGCGCTCGCGGCTGCGTTCGACGCGGACCTCCCGGAAGGGTCGGTCGCGCTCGTCGTCGCAGCGGATTGTCCACAGGGCGAGCCGGCGTCCGCGGAGGACCAGGCCGCGGGCGCTGGCGCGGCGGCGTTCGTCGTCGTCCCGGACGGTCCCGGGGTAGCGGTAGCCCGCGGTTCGCACGTCCGCCCGAGCCCGGGAACGCGGTTCCGCGAGCGCGGGAGCGAGGACGTCCAGGGCCTGGGCGTGACGACGTACGACCGGGCGGCGTTCCGGGAGACGCTCGCGGGCGCGGTCGACGACCTCGACGACGGAGCATTCACCGAGGAGGGCGACGTCGACGTCGACGCGGCGGCTGTGCAGGCGCCCGACGGCGCGCTCCCCTACCGGGCCGCGAGCGCGCTCGGCGTCGACAACGACGCCGTCCAGTGCGTCGCGACCGTCCACGACGTCGGCGACACGGGCGCGGCGAGCGCGCTCCTCGGACTGGCCGAAGCCATGGACGACCCCGAGGTCGAGCGCGTGCTCGTCGCGGGGTACGGGAGCGGTGCGGGCGCGGACGCGTTCGTCGTACGAACTGGCGGGGCGGTGCCGGCCGCACTCGCTGTCGACCGCGAGGACGCCGTCGAGGTGTCGTACGCGGAGTACCTCCGGTTGCGCGACGAGGTCGTCGAGGGACCACCGGACGGCGGTGGAGCGTACGTGAGCGTCCCGTCGTGGCGGCGGACGCTCCCCCAGCGCCATCGGCTCGTCGCTGGTCGGTGCGAGGCCTGCGGCGCACTCGCGTTCCCGCCGGAGGGCGCGTGCGTCGACTGCGGCGCGCTGGCCGGCTACGAGGACGTCCAGCTACCGGGGACGGGAACGGTGGAGGCGGCGACGAGCATCTCGCAGGGCGGTGCACCGCCTGAGTTCGCCGTCCAGCAGCAACGCGGCGGCGACTTCGACGTCGTCGTCGTCGCGTTCGACGCCCCCGAGGGTGACGAGACCGTGAGCGCGCCGGCGCAGGCGACGGACGCGCCCGCCGGTGCGGCCGACGTCGGCGACGACGTCACGGCGGCGATCCGCCGGATATACACGCAGGAGGGCGTCACCCGCTACGGGTTCAAGGTCCGGCCGGCCGGAGTTCGCTGA
- a CDS encoding beta-ketoacyl synthase N-terminal-like domain-containing protein, with translation MRDAYIVGAGQSDYGSFPEESYRSLFETAYEEAVESVDGDVDPEAVDEAVVGTLGVGGRQIGLSGPAVTEHVGLHGVPTTRVENACAASGYAVRQAVQAVKSGMADLVLAGGYEVMTDASGDATRYWLGVSGETEWERLSGTTFAGVYAQMASAHVAEHGTDPDAMSEVAVKNHAHGAKNPHAQLGFECTLEDARDAPMVADPLTLYHCCPTTDGAAAVLVASEDVASDLADEPVRVAGVGAASDAVGLFQRDTYAGVPASAMAAERAYDRAGIDVDAPDAVTEAVDFAEVHDCFAIAELMAYADLGFCAPEEAGDFVADGRSDYGGDVVVNTSGGLKSKGHPIGATGAGQVVEAFAQLTDAAGERQVDDAQRGVTHNVGGSGGAAVVHVLERAPEVSAR, from the coding sequence ATGCGAGATGCCTACATCGTGGGCGCGGGCCAATCGGACTACGGCTCGTTCCCGGAGGAGAGCTACCGGTCCCTGTTCGAGACCGCGTACGAGGAAGCCGTCGAGAGCGTCGACGGCGACGTCGACCCCGAGGCCGTGGACGAGGCGGTCGTCGGGACGCTCGGCGTCGGCGGCCGCCAGATCGGGCTGTCGGGGCCGGCGGTCACGGAGCACGTCGGCCTGCACGGCGTGCCGACGACGCGCGTCGAGAACGCGTGCGCGGCGTCGGGGTACGCGGTCCGACAGGCGGTTCAGGCGGTGAAGTCGGGGATGGCGGACCTCGTGCTCGCGGGCGGCTACGAGGTGATGACGGACGCATCCGGCGACGCGACCCGGTACTGGCTCGGCGTGAGCGGCGAGACGGAGTGGGAGCGCCTCTCCGGGACGACGTTCGCGGGCGTGTACGCGCAGATGGCGAGCGCGCACGTCGCCGAGCACGGCACCGACCCGGACGCGATGTCGGAGGTCGCGGTGAAGAACCACGCCCACGGGGCGAAGAACCCGCACGCCCAACTGGGGTTCGAGTGCACGCTCGAGGACGCGCGGGACGCGCCGATGGTCGCGGACCCCCTGACGCTCTATCACTGCTGTCCGACGACTGACGGTGCGGCGGCGGTCCTCGTCGCGAGCGAGGACGTCGCGAGCGACCTCGCCGACGAACCGGTGCGGGTCGCGGGCGTCGGTGCGGCGTCGGACGCGGTCGGATTGTTCCAGCGGGACACGTACGCGGGCGTGCCGGCGTCAGCGATGGCCGCCGAGCGCGCGTACGACCGCGCGGGAATCGACGTCGACGCACCGGATGCGGTGACCGAGGCCGTGGACTTCGCGGAGGTCCACGACTGCTTCGCCATCGCGGAGCTCATGGCGTACGCGGATCTCGGGTTCTGCGCGCCCGAGGAAGCAGGCGACTTCGTCGCGGACGGCCGGAGCGACTACGGCGGCGACGTCGTCGTGAACACCTCCGGTGGCCTGAAGTCCAAGGGGCATCCGATCGGGGCGACGGGCGCCGGGCAGGTCGTCGAGGCGTTCGCGCAACTCACCGACGCGGCGGGCGAGCGACAGGTCGACGACGCGCAGCGCGGCGTGACGCACAACGTCGGCGGGAGCGGCGGTGCAGCGGTCGTACACGTTCTGGAGCGGGCGCCGGAGGTGAGCGCGCGATGA